The Pedobacter roseus genome contains a region encoding:
- a CDS encoding PEGA domain-containing protein, giving the protein MKRIFNIAAVSATLLLSSCATIFTGTKQTVQINSNPPAAAIEVDGVKAGVTPMAVPLKKGFTGQTISLKLDGYETKTFQPQTTFNAVSVVNLLFIPGFIVDIATGAMMKFDPAVYEFTLEQKKAN; this is encoded by the coding sequence ATGAAAAGAATTTTTAACATTGCCGCTGTTTCAGCGACATTGCTGCTCTCGAGCTGCGCCACCATTTTTACGGGTACAAAACAAACCGTTCAAATCAATTCAAATCCTCCAGCCGCTGCTATCGAAGTAGATGGTGTTAAAGCCGGGGTAACACCTATGGCAGTTCCCTTAAAAAAAGGATTTACCGGACAGACCATCTCATTAAAACTTGATGGTTATGAAACCAAAACATTCCAGCCTCAAACTACCTTTAATGCTGTATCTGTGGTAAATCTATTATTCATTCCTGGTTTTATTGTTGATATTGCAACAGGTGCAATGATGAAATTCGACCCAGCTGTATACGAATTTACCTTAGAGCAAAAGAAAGCCAATTAA
- a CDS encoding SPOR domain-containing protein, which produces MKTTITFIFCLFLTITAFAQKGEVTVIKDPLIDSLIAKRLEVYKTSGEVKPGKPIVSAYGYRVQIFYGSDRREVFNQQARFKGLYPQLNTYLTYKEPNYYVRVGDFRSRLEAQRLINELRPTFPTLFIFREKINAPTLDTTTTNDQK; this is translated from the coding sequence ATGAAAACTACAATAACTTTTATATTTTGCTTATTTCTTACCATAACTGCTTTTGCGCAAAAAGGAGAAGTAACGGTTATAAAAGATCCCTTAATCGATAGTTTAATTGCCAAACGGCTCGAAGTTTATAAAACTTCCGGTGAGGTAAAACCTGGCAAGCCCATTGTTTCGGCGTATGGTTATAGGGTACAGATTTTTTATGGCTCAGACCGGCGCGAAGTTTTTAACCAGCAGGCGCGTTTTAAAGGATTGTACCCTCAGTTAAATACTTACCTCACCTATAAAGAACCCAATTATTATGTTCGGGTGGGCGATTTCAGGAGTCGTTTAGAGGCACAGCGTCTTATCAACGAACTCAGACCAACTTTCCCTACTCTGTTTATTTTTAGGGAAAAAATAAATGCACCAACTTTAGATACCACAACAACCAATGATCAAAAATAA
- a CDS encoding M20 metallopeptidase family protein produces the protein MIKNKVQELAAHIFNEVVGYRQHIHANPELSFKEFETSLFIKDKLKKWGIEYTDCANTGVVGLIKGNLPSDKVIALRADMDALPIHEANDKPYRSKNHGVMHACGHDVHTSSLLGTAYILNQMKDDFGGTIKLIFQPAEELLPGGASIMIKEGVLENPKPHHIVGQHVMPLIDAGKVGFRSGIYMASTDELYVTVTGKGGHGAQPHQNIDPVVIASHIIIALQQVVSRNADPRIPSVLSFGKVIANGATNIIPNEVKIEGTFRTLDEEWRDEAHKRMKKMAEGIAESMGGSCDFDIHRGYPFLINEEKLTANARAFAEDFLGKENVLDLDIWMAAEDFSFYSQVTDACFYRLGTGNAAKDTQYSVHTPRFDVDEDALKISTGLMAYIALKQLGN, from the coding sequence ATGATCAAAAATAAAGTACAGGAACTGGCCGCTCACATTTTTAACGAAGTAGTAGGCTATCGTCAACATATCCATGCCAATCCCGAATTATCTTTTAAAGAATTCGAAACCTCTTTATTCATTAAGGATAAACTGAAAAAATGGGGAATCGAATATACCGATTGCGCCAATACAGGCGTAGTGGGGTTGATTAAGGGAAACCTGCCTTCTGATAAAGTTATTGCCTTGCGTGCCGATATGGATGCTTTACCTATCCACGAAGCAAATGATAAACCTTACCGTTCTAAAAATCATGGGGTAATGCATGCCTGCGGACATGATGTGCATACTTCTTCACTTTTGGGGACAGCTTATATCCTAAATCAAATGAAAGATGATTTCGGCGGGACCATTAAACTGATTTTTCAGCCTGCTGAAGAACTGTTACCGGGTGGAGCAAGTATCATGATCAAAGAAGGTGTACTCGAAAATCCAAAACCACATCATATTGTTGGTCAGCATGTAATGCCATTAATCGATGCTGGTAAAGTGGGTTTCCGTTCAGGTATTTACATGGCTTCTACAGACGAACTTTATGTTACTGTAACCGGAAAAGGCGGTCATGGTGCACAACCACACCAAAACATCGATCCGGTTGTAATCGCTTCACATATCATTATTGCTTTACAACAGGTGGTGAGCCGTAATGCCGATCCACGTATTCCATCAGTATTGTCTTTTGGTAAAGTAATTGCCAACGGGGCAACCAACATTATTCCGAATGAAGTAAAAATTGAAGGAACATTCAGAACTCTGGATGAAGAATGGAGAGATGAAGCGCACAAACGCATGAAAAAAATGGCTGAAGGTATTGCTGAAAGCATGGGTGGAAGCTGCGATTTCGATATTCACAGAGGATATCCATTTTTAATTAACGAAGAAAAGTTAACTGCAAATGCAAGGGCTTTTGCTGAAGACTTTTTGGGCAAAGAAAATGTGCTCGATTTAGATATCTGGATGGCTGCAGAAGATTTTTCTTTCTATTCTCAAGTTACAGATGCCTGTTTTTATCGTTTAGGCACCGGAAATGCAGCTAAAGACACACAATATTCTGTACATACCCCACGATTTGATGTTGATGAAGATGCCTTGAAAATCTCAACCGGATTGATGGCCTACATTGCTTTAAAACAACTTGGAAATTAG
- a CDS encoding serine hydrolase, with protein sequence MQLFPSLKFKISIALLLFLGIQVHAQVLTSKQIDSVVEKTLSTFNVPGIAVSVIKDGKVIHLKGYGVSSIKTNKKVDENTLFGVASNTKAFTAASLGILVDEKKITWDTKVTDVIPEFKMYDAYVTSEFTIRDLLTHRSGLGLGAGDLMIWPDSSTVDKKQLIHNLRFLKPVSSFRTKYDYDNLMYIVAGEVVARVSGITYEDFIESRIIKPLGMTKTAASWYRLKDKSNVIDGHAPYEGKLLPVGLSFGEIANAAGGIYSNVTDMSKWVMAMINGGKYGEALDKKLFSPAVARELWTPQTIIAGGNPAAFSSYGLGWFLSNVNGNFQATHTGGLSGIVTQVTILPELKLGIIVLTNQQSGAAFSAITNSIKDGYLGIKGQDRIKTYNDNRLKNEKQADEMVAKVWNDIAAQQKLSTSKPDAKNYYGTFRDSWFGEVTISEVNGKMYFQAKNAPKLKGDMTYYKGNTFIVKWYDRSLDADAFVNFSLDNNALADGFKIEAISPLTDFSFDFQDLDFKKTDKK encoded by the coding sequence ATGCAACTCTTTCCTTCCTTAAAATTCAAAATATCCATTGCTTTATTGCTGTTTTTGGGTATCCAGGTGCATGCACAGGTACTCACTTCAAAACAGATCGATAGTGTGGTCGAAAAAACACTCAGCACCTTTAATGTTCCTGGTATTGCCGTTTCAGTAATTAAAGATGGTAAAGTTATTCATTTAAAAGGTTACGGCGTAAGTTCCATCAAAACCAATAAAAAGGTTGATGAAAATACCCTTTTTGGTGTGGCTTCAAATACAAAGGCTTTCACGGCAGCATCATTAGGTATACTGGTTGATGAAAAGAAAATTACCTGGGATACAAAGGTAACCGATGTAATTCCTGAATTTAAAATGTACGATGCCTATGTAACCAGCGAGTTCACCATCCGCGATCTGCTCACTCACCGCAGTGGTTTAGGCTTGGGCGCAGGCGATTTAATGATCTGGCCTGATTCATCAACCGTAGATAAAAAACAGCTGATCCATAACCTCCGCTTTTTAAAACCGGTTTCCTCTTTTCGTACCAAATATGATTATGATAACCTGATGTATATTGTTGCCGGAGAAGTGGTGGCAAGAGTTTCAGGAATTACTTATGAAGATTTTATTGAGAGCAGGATTATTAAACCATTGGGCATGACAAAAACGGCTGCTTCATGGTACCGTTTAAAAGATAAATCGAATGTAATTGATGGGCACGCACCTTACGAAGGTAAACTGCTTCCCGTAGGCTTAAGTTTTGGGGAAATTGCGAATGCAGCAGGAGGGATTTACTCTAACGTTACCGATATGAGCAAATGGGTAATGGCCATGATCAACGGTGGTAAATATGGAGAAGCCCTGGATAAAAAGTTATTCAGTCCAGCTGTTGCCAGAGAACTCTGGACCCCGCAAACCATTATTGCAGGCGGTAATCCCGCTGCTTTTAGTAGTTACGGTTTAGGCTGGTTTTTGAGTAATGTTAACGGTAATTTTCAGGCGACACATACCGGTGGTTTATCAGGTATTGTAACGCAGGTAACCATTCTTCCTGAACTGAAACTCGGTATCATCGTGTTAACCAATCAGCAGTCTGGGGCCGCATTTAGTGCCATTACCAATTCGATCAAAGATGGTTATTTAGGTATAAAAGGTCAGGATAGGATTAAGACCTACAACGATAACAGGTTAAAAAATGAAAAACAGGCCGATGAGATGGTCGCCAAAGTTTGGAATGATATTGCTGCTCAACAAAAATTATCGACTTCGAAACCTGATGCTAAAAATTACTATGGCACTTTCCGCGATTCGTGGTTTGGCGAAGTAACCATTAGTGAAGTGAACGGTAAAATGTATTTTCAGGCCAAAAATGCGCCAAAACTGAAAGGCGATATGACTTACTATAAGGGAAATACCTTTATTGTAAAATGGTACGACAGAAGTTTGGATGCGGATGCCTTTGTTAATTTCAGTTTAGATAACAATGCCCTGGCCGATGGTTTTAAAATAGAAGCCATTTCTCCATTAACCGATTTCAGCTTCGATTTTCAGGATCTGGATTTTAAAAAGACCGACAAAAAATAA
- a CDS encoding SGNH/GDSL hydrolase family protein, producing MTFKPKRIIFFGDSITQQGVSKNGYVTLIKKSLDSTKYDVIGAGIGGNKVYDLYLRLEDDVLNKKPDLVVIYVGINDVWHKQSSHTGTDYDKYLKFYQALINKIQGVGSKVVLVTPSVVGEKKDGTNELDADLNKYAEGIRTLAAKNNLPVCDLRKIFAEYEAKNNPEDKEKGILTVDRVHLNETGNKLVADQLLPLVK from the coding sequence ATGACATTTAAACCAAAACGGATTATCTTTTTCGGCGATTCGATTACCCAGCAGGGTGTTTCTAAAAACGGCTACGTAACCCTGATCAAAAAATCACTCGACTCTACCAAATACGATGTAATCGGTGCTGGTATTGGTGGTAACAAGGTCTACGATCTCTATTTGCGTTTAGAAGATGATGTTTTGAATAAGAAACCCGATTTGGTGGTCATTTATGTAGGTATTAACGATGTGTGGCATAAACAATCTTCTCATACCGGAACAGATTACGATAAATATTTAAAGTTTTATCAGGCTTTGATCAATAAAATTCAAGGTGTTGGCAGCAAAGTGGTATTGGTTACGCCATCGGTTGTTGGTGAGAAAAAAGATGGTACTAATGAGCTGGATGCTGATCTGAATAAATATGCAGAAGGTATCAGAACATTGGCTGCAAAAAATAACCTTCCCGTATGTGATTTAAGAAAGATTTTTGCTGAATATGAGGCGAAAAATAATCCGGAAGACAAAGAAAAAGGCATTTTAACTGTTGATAGGGTACACCTGAACGAAACCGGTAATAAATTGGTAGCCGATCAGTTATTGCCTCTGGTAAAGTAA
- the dnaG gene encoding DNA primase — MINRETIDKIMDTARIEEVVGDFVHLKKRGTSLIGNCPFHGEKTPSFHVSVTKGIYKCFGCGKGGDSVRFIMDHEKYSYPEALKFLANKYNIEVEEAELSPQDAEAQSAKESLYIVSQYASAFFVKQLWDTDEGRGIGLSYFKERGFREDILKKFEVGYSPDVWDALTQSATNGGHKLEFLEATGLSIKNDNGKIYDRFRGRVMFPIHNFTGRIIGFGGRTLKTDKNVPKYVNSPESEIYHKSNVLYGLFHAKKAIRDLDNCYLAEGYADVLSVHQAGIENVVASSGTSLTVEQIKLIGRFTQNITILFDGDAAGIKASLRGLDMILEEGLNVKIVSFPDGHDPDSYMHHVGAGAFKTYLEQNRKDFILYKANVLLKDAGNDPIKRAGIIRDIVESIAKIPDQIKASVFIRECSSLLEIDEHILLGELNKMRSAKVKKNFDNHQRTNPSSSPKPYSSGAPEPLGPPDDLWDDNAGPGGYEPEPVEEEEFQEKEIIRLLLAYGHEFVNWDKIDDMYIGPFIMQNLADVEFDDPLCKRIIDYYKSEIDNGRLPTSNHFVKHEDRTIADLAITLSTSEYALSENWLNKHLIYVKDESMNLKATILGGIFHLKKRKVEKILLNLLKEIKEEKNEDNQMILMQRYGVIKGVEREISKFLGSVIVK, encoded by the coding sequence ATGATAAACCGCGAAACAATAGATAAGATAATGGATACCGCCCGAATTGAGGAGGTAGTTGGGGATTTTGTGCACTTAAAAAAACGCGGAACCAGTTTAATTGGTAATTGTCCTTTCCATGGCGAAAAAACACCATCATTCCACGTATCCGTAACAAAAGGTATTTACAAATGCTTTGGTTGTGGCAAAGGGGGCGATTCGGTACGCTTTATTATGGATCATGAAAAATATTCATATCCGGAAGCGCTTAAGTTTTTAGCCAATAAATACAATATAGAAGTTGAGGAAGCCGAACTTAGTCCGCAGGATGCCGAAGCACAGAGCGCTAAAGAAAGCCTCTACATTGTTTCGCAATACGCATCCGCATTTTTTGTAAAACAGCTTTGGGATACCGACGAGGGAAGGGGCATTGGCCTAAGTTATTTTAAAGAACGTGGTTTTAGGGAAGACATTCTTAAAAAGTTTGAAGTGGGTTATTCGCCTGATGTGTGGGATGCCCTAACGCAAAGTGCCACCAACGGAGGTCATAAATTAGAGTTTCTGGAAGCTACCGGATTATCAATTAAAAATGATAACGGTAAAATTTACGATCGTTTCCGTGGTCGTGTAATGTTTCCCATCCACAACTTTACAGGCAGAATTATTGGTTTTGGTGGCAGAACGCTAAAAACCGATAAAAACGTTCCCAAGTACGTAAACTCTCCCGAAAGCGAAATTTATCATAAATCGAATGTGCTTTATGGTTTGTTCCACGCTAAAAAAGCCATCCGAGATCTTGATAACTGTTATCTTGCCGAAGGTTATGCCGATGTACTTTCGGTGCACCAGGCCGGCATAGAAAACGTGGTAGCATCTTCTGGTACTTCATTAACCGTAGAGCAGATTAAACTAATTGGACGTTTTACCCAGAACATTACCATTTTATTTGATGGTGATGCTGCCGGTATCAAAGCTTCGCTCCGTGGTTTAGATATGATTCTGGAAGAAGGTTTGAACGTAAAAATTGTTTCCTTTCCTGATGGTCACGATCCCGATTCGTATATGCACCACGTTGGTGCCGGTGCCTTTAAAACTTACCTCGAGCAGAACAGAAAAGATTTTATCTTATACAAAGCCAATGTGCTGCTTAAAGATGCTGGCAACGATCCTATTAAAAGGGCAGGTATTATCCGCGATATTGTAGAAAGTATTGCTAAAATCCCCGATCAGATCAAAGCTTCGGTTTTTATCCGCGAGTGTAGCAGTTTGCTCGAAATTGATGAGCATATCCTATTGGGTGAACTAAATAAAATGCGTTCGGCAAAGGTTAAGAAAAACTTTGATAACCACCAACGTACAAATCCATCATCAAGTCCTAAACCTTATTCTTCCGGTGCGCCAGAGCCGTTGGGTCCGCCCGATGATTTATGGGATGATAACGCTGGTCCTGGGGGGTACGAACCCGAGCCGGTAGAAGAAGAAGAGTTTCAGGAGAAGGAGATCATTCGTTTATTACTGGCTTATGGACACGAATTTGTAAACTGGGATAAGATTGACGATATGTACATCGGGCCCTTTATCATGCAAAATCTGGCCGATGTAGAATTTGACGATCCGCTTTGTAAACGGATTATCGATTATTATAAATCGGAAATTGATAACGGTCGTTTACCAACATCGAACCATTTTGTTAAACACGAGGATAGGACAATTGCCGATCTGGCCATCACACTTTCCACCTCAGAGTATGCTTTAAGTGAAAATTGGCTAAACAAACACCTGATTTATGTTAAAGATGAATCGATGAATTTAAAAGCCACCATTTTAGGCGGTATTTTTCACCTGAAGAAACGTAAAGTCGAAAAAATATTGCTGAACTTGTTAAAAGAGATTAAGGAAGAAAAGAACGAGGATAACCAAATGATTTTAATGCAACGTTACGGTGTAATTAAAGGGGTAGAAAGGGAGATTTCAAAATTCCTGGGGTCTGTTATAGTTAAGTAA
- a CDS encoding YraN family protein, translating to MALHNDLGKEGEKIARQYLEDQGYEVLDENWTHGKAEIDLIVYKNGIMVFVEVKSRSSVAFGEPEDFVHKAKEVQMELAANAYIDIMNHQNDIRFDIIAITFTKNKNYNLNHIEDAFWPED from the coding sequence ATGGCGCTCCATAACGATTTAGGTAAAGAAGGTGAAAAAATTGCCAGGCAATATCTCGAAGATCAGGGTTATGAGGTTTTGGATGAAAACTGGACACATGGCAAGGCTGAGATCGATTTAATTGTATATAAAAACGGCATCATGGTTTTTGTAGAAGTTAAATCCAGGAGTTCTGTCGCCTTTGGCGAACCGGAAGATTTTGTGCATAAAGCCAAAGAAGTACAAATGGAATTAGCCGCAAATGCCTATATTGACATCATGAATCATCAAAATGACATCCGTTTTGATATTATTGCAATTACATTTACAAAAAATAAAAATTATAATTTAAACCATATTGAAGATGCGTTTTGGCCTGAAGATTAA
- a CDS encoding glutaminyl-peptide cyclotransferase — MRFGLKINPIKNFIFIGVALAFVSACKDSTTTTYRSFLSPMIGLNVPAGKEFDVKVQFGNEQKVDSVIYLIDTVKAFSKTDTSAIKLKTEGLKLGNHLLTAKIFGEGKSEDLTSNINILAAQAPAEYTYKVIKTLPHDTASYVEGLEYHDGFFYESAGDYGHSSLRKVDQASGKVLQKADLDKQYFGEGITVIGNKIIQLTYREKVGFVYDKATFKKLSEFSYTTGREGWGLAFDGQKVLNTDGSNTIFFLNKDTYQKIGSIDVFDDKGAIQNLNELEVIDGKIYSNVYTTNNILIINPETGAVEGKIDLSGLLPADYFKTEDAKANNVLNGIAYDKATKRLFVAGKKWPHIFQIELVKK; from the coding sequence ATGCGTTTTGGCCTGAAGATTAACCCTATTAAAAATTTCATATTTATCGGAGTCGCACTTGCGTTTGTAAGCGCTTGTAAAGATAGCACCACTACAACCTATCGTAGTTTTCTTTCCCCTATGATTGGTCTTAATGTACCAGCAGGAAAAGAATTTGATGTTAAAGTACAGTTTGGGAACGAGCAAAAAGTAGATTCAGTTATTTATTTGATTGATACCGTTAAAGCATTTTCAAAAACTGATACCTCAGCCATTAAACTCAAAACTGAGGGACTGAAACTGGGTAATCACTTACTAACAGCAAAAATTTTTGGCGAAGGAAAATCAGAAGATTTAACCTCAAACATCAATATACTGGCTGCCCAGGCGCCTGCTGAATATACTTATAAAGTAATCAAAACGTTGCCTCACGATACCGCTTCTTATGTTGAGGGCTTAGAGTATCATGACGGTTTTTTCTACGAAAGTGCAGGCGATTATGGCCACTCAAGTTTACGCAAGGTAGATCAGGCAAGTGGTAAGGTTTTGCAGAAAGCAGATCTGGATAAACAATATTTTGGCGAAGGCATTACCGTTATCGGAAACAAAATTATCCAGTTAACTTACCGCGAAAAAGTGGGTTTTGTATATGATAAAGCTACCTTCAAAAAACTATCTGAGTTTTCGTACACAACAGGCAGAGAAGGCTGGGGACTGGCCTTTGACGGGCAAAAGGTACTGAATACGGATGGATCGAATACCATCTTTTTCCTAAATAAAGATACTTATCAGAAAATTGGATCTATTGATGTGTTTGATGATAAAGGTGCCATTCAGAACCTAAACGAACTTGAAGTAATTGATGGTAAAATCTATTCAAACGTATATACTACCAATAATATCCTGATTATTAATCCGGAAACGGGAGCTGTAGAAGGTAAGATCGATTTGTCGGGCTTATTACCTGCTGATTATTTTAAAACAGAAGATGCTAAAGCCAATAATGTATTAAACGGAATAGCTTACGATAAAGCAACCAAAAGGCTTTTTGTAGCCGGCAAAAAATGGCCACATATTTTCCAGATTGAGTTGGTGAAGAAATAA
- a CDS encoding DUF4251 domain-containing protein, with product MKRLNLILSLAFLSIGFQSFAQTNKETTVKIVADKNYTFVANTAIPMANNDISRVLSMMPGAQGGSTINLTGSQYDVRVTKDSVVAFLPYYGRSYSAPLDPSEGGIKFTSKDFTYTESKNKKGAYTIQINTKDVKRENYRFTINISTNGYAQLTASSVNKQPIIFNGYLNEPKKKD from the coding sequence ATGAAACGTTTAAATTTAATATTGAGCCTTGCATTTTTATCGATCGGGTTTCAATCTTTTGCGCAAACCAATAAGGAAACTACAGTGAAAATTGTAGCAGATAAGAATTATACTTTTGTTGCCAATACTGCCATACCAATGGCCAATAACGATATTAGCAGGGTGTTGAGTATGATGCCTGGCGCACAGGGTGGTTCTACGATCAATCTAACGGGATCTCAATACGATGTGAGGGTTACCAAAGATAGCGTAGTTGCCTTTTTGCCTTATTATGGAAGATCGTATTCTGCACCTCTAGATCCGAGCGAGGGTGGGATTAAATTCACCTCAAAAGATTTTACTTACACAGAATCGAAGAATAAAAAGGGAGCTTATACCATCCAGATCAACACTAAAGATGTAAAAAGAGAGAACTATCGGTTTACGATTAATATCTCTACCAATGGTTATGCACAGTTAACGGCAAGCAGTGTAAATAAACAGCCGATAATTTTTAACGGTTATTTAAATGAACCGAAGAAAAAGGATTAG
- a CDS encoding carboxypeptidase regulatory-like domain-containing protein: MKKRAAVAVFLLGISFTVFAQVKKTATQTSTAKEENTQQSRAKAPEGHYCDYCKLNYPESHFPCIMKSIKGKLDVITGEVSFVAGQPIGGIVVKGGKNPGGSILNLVTNQNGEIEFNNASAGNYKFTISVPSTNPNSRVAGSPIGGIIVKGGKNPGGSLITLITNENGEIELNNLPAGLYKFTTLGASETEKSNPLYKSSYSEKTNALYQN; the protein is encoded by the coding sequence ATGAAAAAACGGGCTGCTGTAGCGGTATTTCTGCTAGGTATTTCATTTACGGTTTTCGCTCAGGTTAAAAAAACTGCAACACAAACATCAACAGCAAAAGAAGAAAATACACAACAATCAAGAGCAAAGGCTCCTGAAGGGCATTACTGTGATTATTGCAAATTAAATTACCCGGAGTCTCACTTTCCTTGCATCATGAAATCTATTAAAGGTAAACTTGATGTGATTACTGGTGAAGTAAGTTTCGTTGCAGGGCAACCTATTGGAGGCATTGTGGTTAAAGGCGGTAAAAACCCTGGAGGCAGTATCCTAAATTTAGTTACCAACCAAAACGGAGAAATAGAATTTAACAATGCCAGTGCCGGAAATTATAAATTTACCATTTCCGTACCTTCAACCAACCCGAATTCGAGGGTAGCCGGTTCGCCTATTGGAGGTATCATTGTAAAAGGTGGCAAAAATCCAGGAGGAAGTTTAATTACCCTGATCACCAACGAAAACGGAGAAATAGAACTGAATAACCTTCCTGCAGGGTTATATAAATTCACCACACTGGGTGCTTCGGAAACTGAAAAAAGTAATCCATTGTATAAATCGAGTTATTCGGAAAAGACGAACGCCTTATATCAAAACTAA
- a CDS encoding TfoX/Sxy family protein, translated as MKYNETLALRVAECLMHIQDVEEKEMFSGLVFMVNGKMCIGVSKESMMVRLDPDELENLSDKDGWEQMVMGSRPMKGYVSVSEDVLGRNDELSFWVNLALAFNPFAKASKKK; from the coding sequence ATGAAATACAATGAAACCCTTGCCCTCCGTGTTGCCGAATGCCTGATGCACATACAGGATGTGGAAGAAAAAGAAATGTTCAGTGGCCTCGTTTTTATGGTGAATGGCAAAATGTGTATCGGCGTTTCCAAAGAAAGTATGATGGTGAGACTCGATCCTGACGAACTGGAAAACTTATCGGATAAAGATGGATGGGAACAAATGGTAATGGGTAGCAGACCGATGAAAGGTTATGTTTCAGTATCAGAAGATGTTTTAGGCCGTAATGATGAACTCAGTTTTTGGGTTAACCTTGCCCTGGCCTTTAATCCTTTTGCAAAAGCATCCAAAAAGAAATAA
- a CDS encoding ribonuclease HII yields MLLNCYQEELLEAGCDEAGRGCLAGPVFAAAVILPKGFVLEGLNDSKQLSHDQRILLRPIIEQEALAWAVASCDHEEIDRINILNASFLAMHRAIEKLHTQPQYLVIDGNRFKTYPQIPHSCIVKGDGKYLNIAAASILAKTHRDEYMTNLHIDYPHYNWQQNKGYPTTAHRRAVIEIGLSPFHRKTFNVSDSQLDLFSKNA; encoded by the coding sequence ATGTTGTTAAACTGCTATCAGGAAGAATTATTAGAGGCCGGATGTGATGAAGCTGGGAGAGGTTGCCTCGCGGGTCCTGTTTTTGCAGCTGCGGTAATTTTGCCAAAAGGTTTTGTGCTCGAAGGTTTAAATGATTCCAAACAGTTATCACACGATCAACGGATATTATTAAGGCCAATTATTGAGCAGGAAGCGCTGGCCTGGGCAGTGGCCTCCTGCGATCATGAAGAAATAGACCGCATCAACATTTTAAACGCATCCTTTCTGGCCATGCACAGGGCAATTGAGAAATTGCATACCCAACCTCAATACCTCGTTATTGACGGAAACCGTTTTAAAACCTATCCACAGATTCCGCATAGCTGTATTGTTAAAGGTGACGGTAAATACCTGAATATCGCTGCAGCTTCCATTTTGGCCAAAACACACCGCGATGAATACATGACCAACCTGCATATCGATTATCCACATTATAACTGGCAGCAAAATAAAGGTTATCCAACAACTGCGCACCGCAGAGCGGTTATTGAAATCGGATTATCGCCTTTTCACCGTAAAACTTTTAATGTAAGCGACTCGCAGTTAGATCTGTTTTCAAAAAACGCCTAA